The Pseudomonas asiatica genome has a segment encoding these proteins:
- a CDS encoding ParA family protein, with protein sequence MAAAIISCINLKGGVGKTALAVNLAAYCGIQDKKTLLIDLDPQTNASFSSIGVQAWQDHVGQHGSVADLLGARKHTSADGTTKNAHETIITDVFENVDLIPSHIDLFTVDLDLAGATSRETRLRRALKDVIDEYDVIICDCPPNLTIPTQNALAVSTHYVVPVSLDFLSAIGVGLLLKRVQEFCTDLEHSLENIGVVISRVGRPALHRDETEATLRKQFGKSVIKTKITERVAVSRCAQQQISIFESKDETSIAEFSLVCKTLLKTAGVI encoded by the coding sequence ATGGCTGCTGCAATCATCTCGTGCATCAATTTGAAAGGTGGGGTTGGCAAAACAGCTCTAGCAGTAAATCTCGCAGCGTACTGCGGTATACAAGACAAAAAAACGCTGCTGATTGATCTGGACCCGCAAACCAACGCTAGTTTCTCGTCCATAGGCGTTCAGGCTTGGCAAGATCATGTAGGGCAACATGGCTCCGTAGCCGACCTACTTGGAGCGCGCAAGCATACAAGCGCCGACGGCACAACAAAAAATGCGCATGAAACAATCATCACTGATGTTTTTGAGAATGTGGACTTAATCCCATCGCACATCGACCTGTTTACAGTCGACCTCGACTTAGCAGGAGCTACTTCGCGAGAGACCAGACTGCGGAGAGCGCTAAAAGATGTCATCGACGAGTACGACGTCATAATTTGCGACTGCCCACCCAACTTAACCATACCAACGCAAAACGCCTTGGCGGTTTCCACGCATTATGTTGTTCCGGTGTCTCTCGACTTCCTATCTGCAATCGGGGTAGGCCTCCTACTTAAACGCGTACAAGAGTTCTGCACTGACCTTGAGCATAGTTTAGAAAATATAGGGGTAGTAATTTCCAGAGTTGGCAGGCCTGCACTACACCGAGACGAGACTGAAGCCACCCTTAGAAAACAGTTTGGCAAATCAGTTATAAAAACAAAAATTACAGAAAGGGTCGCCGTAAGCAGATGCGCACAACAGCAAATCTCAATCTTTGAATCTAAAGATGAGACTTCAATTGCCGAGTTTAGCTTAGTCTGCAAGACACTGCTAAAAACTGCAGGGGTAATTTAA
- a CDS encoding phage portal protein translates to MLVRSFIPHRLLSRQAFEQIVMDWGWCGNLYLEKRDNMLRQALGLLPCLAKYMRRGIDLETYYQVRGWKDEHVFKTGSICHLREADINQEIYGLPEWLPALQSALLNESATLFRRKYYQNGSHAGFILYMTDPAHSEKFVDDLRDAMRNSKGPGNFRNLFMYAPNGKKDGIQLLPISEVAAKDDFGSIKNISRDDLLAALRIPPQLMGIVPQNAGGFGSVLEASKIWVSNELKPIKQRLTQINDWLGDDVVSFEDAEQM, encoded by the coding sequence ATGCTGGTGCGCAGCTTCATCCCACACCGACTTTTGAGCCGGCAAGCTTTCGAGCAAATCGTTATGGATTGGGGATGGTGCGGTAACTTATATCTGGAGAAACGCGACAACATGCTGCGCCAGGCCTTGGGCCTGCTGCCCTGCCTGGCCAAGTACATGCGCCGCGGGATAGACCTTGAAACCTACTATCAGGTCCGCGGTTGGAAGGATGAGCACGTCTTCAAGACCGGAAGCATCTGTCATCTACGTGAAGCTGATATTAACCAGGAAATCTACGGACTACCTGAGTGGCTTCCCGCGCTGCAGAGTGCGCTGTTGAACGAAAGTGCCACGTTGTTTAGACGTAAATACTACCAAAACGGCAGCCACGCGGGCTTTATCCTCTACATGACCGACCCGGCCCATAGCGAGAAATTTGTTGACGACCTGCGGGACGCGATGAGGAACAGCAAAGGACCGGGAAATTTTCGTAATCTATTCATGTACGCGCCCAACGGTAAGAAGGACGGGATTCAGCTGCTACCGATCAGTGAGGTGGCGGCCAAGGATGACTTTGGCTCTATCAAAAATATAAGTCGAGATGATCTACTTGCAGCCTTACGGATACCGCCTCAGTTAATGGGTATAGTTCCGCAAAATGCCGGTGGTTTCGGTTCGGTTTTGGAAGCTAGCAAAATTTGGGTGAGTAATGAGTTGAAGCCGATTAAGCAGAGGCTTACACAGATAAATGATTGGCTAGGTGATGATGTAGTCAGTTTTGAGGATGCTGAGCAGATGTAA
- a CDS encoding FRG domain-containing protein yields MEALSVVYIENVSQYVSAIVNINRHETKGSLYRGQPDYSFGLTSTLQRALTREVGPIHLQSAKNAWWIFKKERHLYHPSGDLAPWDELCLAQHYGMPTRLLDWTLDPLIGLYFALESVEDFLPEADACVYVIPARGDVGWVNSEDLGADVFAELSLAGSSYEHYILVPDYREIRVRSQSGVFSLTKNISDEFPKSLTHHVVIPAACINTIKKELIMFNVTRKRVYLDAASLCLDLKSSYF; encoded by the coding sequence ATGGAAGCGCTATCAGTAGTCTATATCGAGAATGTATCTCAATACGTAAGCGCGATAGTTAACATCAATAGACATGAAACGAAGGGCTCTTTATATCGCGGGCAACCCGATTACAGCTTTGGCTTGACTTCAACTTTGCAAAGAGCGCTGACTCGTGAGGTAGGTCCTATCCATCTGCAAAGCGCAAAAAACGCTTGGTGGATTTTTAAAAAAGAGCGCCACCTCTATCATCCTAGTGGTGATCTGGCTCCTTGGGATGAACTTTGTCTTGCTCAGCATTACGGGATGCCTACGCGGTTGCTGGACTGGACTCTCGATCCACTTATTGGGCTGTATTTTGCCTTGGAGTCAGTCGAAGATTTTCTACCAGAAGCCGATGCATGTGTTTATGTAATTCCTGCCCGAGGTGATGTGGGGTGGGTAAATAGTGAAGATCTAGGAGCTGATGTATTCGCTGAATTATCGCTAGCGGGAAGCTCTTATGAACATTATATTCTTGTGCCTGATTATAGAGAGATTAGAGTTCGAAGTCAGTCGGGGGTTTTCTCTTTGACGAAAAATATCAGTGACGAGTTTCCTAAGTCCTTGACTCATCACGTTGTTATTCCTGCCGCTTGTATCAACACCATCAAAAAAGAATTGATCATGTTTAACGTTACTAGAAAGAGGGTATATTTAGACGCCGCATCGTTGTGTCTTGATCTAAAGTCCTCGTATTTTTAG